The proteins below come from a single Cannabis sativa cultivar Pink pepper isolate KNU-18-1 chromosome 3, ASM2916894v1, whole genome shotgun sequence genomic window:
- the LOC133035898 gene encoding uncharacterized protein LOC133035898 has protein sequence MYKGDYLKFLASSHTKAEFEQIICTLCYIWSERYQVPSPSTAPSAPWQPPPMGTLKLNIDAASDKTSSKIGVGAVIRNSVGQVIAALSMPIVGNFASHEMEAKAMFHGINWVLQQQLSISIVETDALLVSNALKSPAAGISTFSDLIMDISYLLSFFPNTIVTHVKRNANSVADSLAKFALGLDEICSWWENFPLSIYSIIVNDSF, from the exons ATGTACAAGGGGGACTATCTAAAATTCTTAGCCTCATCTCATACCAAGGCTGAATTTGAGCAAATTATCTGCACACTCTGCTACATATGGTCAGAACGCTACCAG GTGCCTTCTCCATCTACTGCTCCTTCTGCaccttggcagccgcctccaATGGGTACTCTGAAGCTAAACATTGATGCGGCCTCTGATAAAACTAGCAGTAAGATTGGTGTTGGTGCTGTCATTAGAAATTCTGTCGGTCAAGTCATTGCTGCCCTCTCTATGCCTATTGTTGGTAATTTTGCATCTCACGAAATGGAAGCTAAGGCAATGTTTCACGGCATCAACTGGGTTCTACAGCAGCAGCTTTCCATCTCAATTGTTGAAACTGATGCCCTCTTAGTTTCCAATGCTTTAAAGTCTCCAGCAGCTGGTATCTCAACCTTCAGTGATCTAATTATGGACATATCTTACCTCCTTTCCTTCTTCCCTAATACTATTGTAACTCATGTAAAGCGAAATGCTAATTCAGTTGCAGAtagtttggcaaagtttgccttaGGGTTGGATGAGATTTGTTCTTGGTGGGAGAATTTTCCTCTTTCCATTTACTCTATTATTGTCAATGActcattttaa